In the Deinococcus ficus genome, one interval contains:
- the tsaB gene encoding tRNA (adenosine(37)-N6)-threonylcarbamoyltransferase complex dimerization subunit type 1 TsaB, with product MTAAQAPVVLALDTATPFLTLALAWPGGERQVSLEVGRAHAERLAGATRELFAGAGLPFRADRIVIGTGPGSYTGVRVGASYALGLGRVWGAPVVGVPTLEALVRGEGRQVVSLDARKGNVYAATYEVRGGVVTGVVQPPAKQALDALEAGRGELPHLDHGVPDGLALLRAGVDHGAADWALHYL from the coding sequence ATGACCGCCGCCCAAGCCCCTGTTGTCCTCGCGCTGGATACAGCCACCCCGTTCCTGACCCTGGCCCTGGCCTGGCCGGGCGGGGAGCGGCAGGTGTCCCTGGAGGTGGGCCGCGCGCACGCCGAACGGCTGGCCGGCGCGACGCGCGAGCTGTTCGCGGGGGCGGGCCTGCCCTTCCGCGCGGACCGGATCGTGATCGGCACGGGGCCCGGGTCGTACACGGGCGTGCGGGTGGGCGCAAGTTACGCGCTGGGCCTGGGGCGGGTGTGGGGCGCGCCGGTGGTGGGCGTGCCCACGCTGGAGGCCCTGGTGCGCGGGGAGGGCCGGCAGGTGGTGTCGCTGGACGCGCGCAAGGGCAACGTGTACGCCGCGACGTACGAGGTGCGCGGCGGCGTGGTGACCGGCGTGGTGCAGCCGCCCGCGAAGCAGGCCCTGGACGCGCTGGAGGCCGGCCGGGGGGAGTTGCCCCACCTGGATCACGGAGTGCCAGACGGCCTGGCGCTGCTGCGAGCCGGGGTGGACCACGGCGCGGCCGACTGGGCGCTGCACTACCTGTAA
- a CDS encoding citrate/2-methylcitrate synthase has protein sequence MTMIAKGLEGVLFTESKLTFINGAEGVLTHLGIPIQEWAEKSTFEELSLALLDAELPTAEELARFDAELKANRAIPREVEDLIRNMPKGVNPMQALRTAVSYLGLTDAESEDVTPEARRAISIRLIAQFATIIAAINRVQEGQDIVAPRADLTHAGNYLYMLNGKEPTAEQARLFDIALILHADHGMNASTFTAIATSSTISDMYSCIVSAIGALKGPLHGGANEQVMVMLDEVGSPENAVDYITDKLNRKEKIMGVGHRVYKNFDPRSRVLRDYAAHVAGKEGKSNYYQILETIEKTVVDRIGDRGIYPNVDFYSGTVYADLGIKKEYFTPIFALARISGWCASVIEYSKNNRLLRPDAYYIGQKNARYVDLKDRK, from the coding sequence ATGACGATGATCGCCAAGGGCCTTGAAGGCGTCCTGTTCACCGAGAGCAAACTCACGTTCATCAACGGGGCCGAGGGCGTCCTGACGCACCTGGGCATCCCGATCCAGGAATGGGCGGAGAAGAGCACCTTCGAGGAACTCTCCCTGGCGCTCCTCGACGCCGAACTCCCCACCGCCGAGGAACTCGCCAGGTTCGATGCGGAACTCAAGGCCAACCGCGCCATCCCCCGCGAGGTCGAGGACCTGATCCGCAACATGCCCAAGGGCGTGAACCCCATGCAGGCCCTGCGCACCGCCGTGTCCTACCTGGGCCTGACCGACGCGGAGTCCGAGGACGTCACCCCCGAAGCCCGCCGCGCCATCAGCATCCGCCTGATCGCGCAGTTCGCCACCATCATCGCCGCGATCAACCGCGTGCAGGAAGGCCAGGACATCGTCGCCCCCCGCGCCGACCTGACCCACGCCGGCAACTACCTGTACATGCTCAACGGCAAGGAGCCCACGGCCGAACAGGCCCGGCTCTTCGACATCGCACTGATCCTGCACGCCGACCACGGCATGAATGCCAGCACCTTCACCGCCATCGCCACGAGCAGCACCATCAGCGACATGTACTCCTGCATCGTCAGCGCCATCGGCGCCCTCAAGGGCCCGCTGCACGGCGGCGCCAACGAGCAGGTCATGGTCATGCTGGACGAGGTGGGCAGCCCCGAGAACGCCGTGGACTACATCACCGACAAGCTCAACCGCAAGGAAAAGATCATGGGCGTCGGGCACCGCGTGTACAAGAACTTCGACCCCCGCAGCCGCGTCCTGCGCGACTACGCCGCCCACGTGGCCGGCAAGGAAGGCAAGAGCAACTACTACCAGATTCTCGAAACCATCGAGAAGACGGTCGTGGACCGCATCGGTGACCGCGGCATCTACCCCAACGTGGACTTCTACAGCGGCACCGTGTACGCCGACCTGGGCATCAAGAAGGAGTACTTCACGCCCATCTTCGCCCTGGCCCGCATCAGCGGCTGGTGCGCCAGCGTCATCGAGTACAGCAAGAACAACCGCCTGCTGCGCCCCGACGCGTACTACATCGGCCAGAAAAACGCCCGCTACGTGGACCTGAAAGACCGCAAGTAA
- a CDS encoding M28 family metallopeptidase, producing MPTPHRRPTLRPLLSALLLIPAVGAGGSAAQTTQTAAEAGSIEANARAVLAFGPRVTGSPANEQARAFLETQLRALGYQTQRQTFTYPRFDDLGSGVQVAGQSLAGAALQGSAGGTVTAALVRVPGAGTAEDYRGLNVTGKIAVVRRGVTAFAEKARQARVAGAAGLIIVNTEDRELRGTLGDPEPLPVLAVRAGHDSALRPGATVTLNVRVRQGEVLAQNLIAFRAGTAPTVLIGAHLDSVQGAPGANDNLSGTLAVVDVARRAVNTPLSARAYFVLFDGEEDGLLGARDFVKTNPELVRGLKGMLNLDMVGVNAAPLTATGHPTLTALTRALPGVTAVEGRESGSDHVPFDQAGVPTLFFHRGIDRNYHQPGDVILDPALVRGTADATLAVAQALTGPGN from the coding sequence ATGCCCACCCCACACCGCCGGCCCACCTTGCGCCCCCTGCTGAGCGCGCTGCTGTTGATCCCGGCCGTCGGGGCCGGCGGCAGCGCCGCGCAGACCACCCAGACCGCCGCCGAGGCGGGCAGCATCGAGGCGAACGCCCGCGCGGTGCTGGCCTTCGGGCCGCGCGTCACCGGCAGCCCCGCCAACGAACAGGCCCGCGCGTTCCTGGAAACGCAGTTGCGGGCGCTGGGCTACCAGACGCAGCGGCAGACCTTCACGTACCCCCGCTTCGACGACCTGGGTTCCGGCGTGCAGGTGGCCGGCCAGAGCCTGGCGGGCGCGGCGCTGCAGGGCTCGGCGGGCGGCACCGTCACGGCCGCCCTGGTGCGCGTGCCCGGCGCCGGCACCGCCGAGGACTACCGGGGCCTGAACGTGACCGGGAAGATCGCGGTGGTGAGACGCGGCGTGACTGCCTTCGCCGAGAAGGCCCGCCAGGCCCGCGTCGCCGGCGCGGCCGGACTGATCATCGTGAACACCGAGGACCGTGAGCTGCGCGGCACGCTGGGCGACCCGGAGCCGCTGCCGGTGCTGGCCGTGCGCGCCGGCCACGACTCGGCCCTCCGCCCGGGCGCGACCGTCACCCTGAACGTCCGCGTGCGCCAGGGCGAGGTGCTGGCCCAGAACCTGATCGCCTTCCGGGCCGGGACCGCGCCGACCGTGCTGATCGGCGCGCACCTGGACAGCGTGCAGGGTGCCCCCGGCGCGAACGACAACCTGTCCGGCACGCTGGCCGTGGTGGACGTCGCCCGCCGCGCCGTGAACACGCCCCTCTCCGCCCGGGCGTACTTCGTGCTGTTCGACGGCGAGGAAGACGGCCTGCTGGGCGCCCGGGACTTCGTGAAGACCAACCCGGAACTCGTGCGCGGCCTGAAAGGCATGCTGAATCTCGACATGGTCGGCGTGAACGCCGCGCCCCTCACCGCCACCGGCCACCCCACCCTGACCGCCCTGACCCGCGCCCTGCCCGGCGTGACGGCCGTGGAGGGCCGGGAGAGCGGCAGCGACCACGTGCCCTTCGATCAAGCCGGCGTGCCCACCCTGTTCTTCCACCGCGGCATCGACCGCAACTACCACCAGCCCGGCGACGTGATTCTCGACCCGGCCCTGGTGCGCGGAACGGCGGACGCCACCCTGGCGGTCGCCCAGGCCCTGACCGGGCCCGGCAACTGA
- a CDS encoding MBL fold metallo-hydrolase: MSPLPPPVLTPILGSLHAVQVPIPYPMKTVTVLIDAPGGRAHGPVTLVDTSLNTPEARQTLEDALAGLGLHWPDVDRVIVTHHHPDHYGLAGVLEERAGAAVHMLDVEIGRGERYWHMLAEWLPGHRKHMLDHGLPGELLEGLHPMNPLVVPATRVQPLREGQTLELAGVTWEVLWLPGHADGHLGLWHPESGTLIAGDAILPRITPNIGLYAYTRPDPLGDYLQTLGKLEALNPARAVVGHHGPVMEGVKARARALRDHHHERLDFMRVEAGREPRTAFALSRAMFPRDLNVSGHRFALAETLAHLEHLRLLGQLYRTWDEAAGVWTYHA, from the coding sequence ATGTCCCCGCTGCCTCCGCCCGTGCTCACGCCAATCCTGGGGTCGCTGCATGCCGTGCAGGTGCCGATCCCGTACCCGATGAAGACGGTCACGGTCCTGATCGACGCGCCGGGCGGCCGCGCGCACGGGCCGGTCACGCTGGTGGACACCTCCCTGAACACGCCTGAGGCCCGGCAGACGCTGGAGGACGCCCTGGCCGGCCTGGGCCTGCACTGGCCGGACGTGGACCGCGTGATCGTCACGCATCACCACCCGGACCATTACGGGCTGGCGGGCGTGCTGGAAGAACGCGCGGGCGCGGCGGTGCACATGCTGGACGTGGAGATCGGGCGGGGCGAGCGGTACTGGCACATGCTCGCCGAGTGGCTGCCCGGGCACCGCAAGCACATGCTGGACCACGGCCTGCCGGGAGAACTGCTGGAAGGCCTGCACCCCATGAACCCGCTGGTGGTGCCCGCCACCCGCGTGCAGCCGCTGCGCGAAGGCCAGACGCTGGAGCTGGCCGGCGTGACGTGGGAGGTGCTGTGGCTGCCCGGGCACGCGGACGGGCACCTGGGCCTGTGGCACCCGGAGAGCGGCACCCTGATCGCCGGGGACGCCATCCTGCCGCGCATCACGCCGAACATCGGGCTGTACGCGTACACGCGCCCGGACCCGCTGGGCGACTACCTGCAGACGCTGGGGAAACTGGAGGCGCTGAACCCGGCGCGGGCGGTGGTGGGGCACCACGGGCCGGTCATGGAGGGCGTGAAGGCCCGCGCGCGGGCGCTGCGTGACCATCACCACGAGCGGCTGGATTTCATGCGGGTGGAGGCCGGCCGGGAGCCGCGCACAGCCTTTGCGCTGAGCCGCGCGATGTTCCCCCGGGACCTGAATGTCAGCGGGCACCGCTTCGCGCTGGCCGAGACGCTGGCGCACCTGGAGCACCTGCGGCTGCTGGGGCAGCTGTACCGCACCTGGGACGAGGCGGCCGGGGTGTGGACCTACCACGCCTGA
- a CDS encoding class I SAM-dependent methyltransferase: protein MSVILPALRAALEAAPTVHFTAPDPDLGLGHYAGEVTPAGRHRAWGTWVDLADLLGAHLLTPVSLPGGRVRLGLRRWAQAPDPDAGGYGPEGGWGRVDKLEDPVFLFTLQEALRRVAPPPGGRVLALGVNAGRELDALALTFPDRALHVTGLDLDPDAVAAARARHPGGHFDVRDVRALPDETLGRFDLVLALSLLQSPGIRQDVLISALVRGHLTVGGGLILGFPNARYRDGTLSYGARTRNYRRPDLSLITADVTDARRRLHKHGFRVFVTGKYELLVTASRA, encoded by the coding sequence ATGAGCGTGATCCTGCCGGCGCTTCGGGCCGCGCTGGAGGCCGCGCCGACCGTGCACTTCACGGCGCCGGACCCGGACCTGGGCCTGGGCCACTACGCCGGTGAGGTCACCCCCGCCGGCCGGCACCGCGCCTGGGGCACCTGGGTGGACCTCGCGGACCTGCTGGGCGCGCACCTGCTCACGCCCGTTTCCCTGCCGGGCGGCCGGGTGCGGCTGGGCCTGCGCCGCTGGGCGCAGGCGCCCGACCCGGACGCGGGCGGCTACGGCCCGGAGGGCGGGTGGGGCCGGGTGGACAAGCTGGAGGACCCGGTGTTCCTGTTCACGCTGCAGGAGGCGCTGCGCCGCGTGGCCCCGCCGCCGGGCGGTCGGGTGCTGGCGCTGGGCGTGAACGCCGGGCGGGAACTGGACGCCTTGGCGCTGACCTTCCCGGACCGGGCGCTGCACGTGACCGGCCTGGACCTCGATCCGGACGCGGTGGCGGCCGCGCGGGCCCGGCATCCGGGCGGGCATTTCGACGTGCGGGATGTGCGCGCTCTGCCGGACGAGACGCTGGGCCGCTTCGATCTGGTGCTGGCGCTGAGCCTGCTTCAGAGCCCCGGCATCCGGCAGGACGTGCTGATCAGCGCGTTGGTGCGGGGGCACCTGACGGTGGGCGGGGGCCTGATCCTGGGCTTCCCGAACGCCCGGTACCGGGACGGCACCCTGTCGTACGGCGCCCGGACGCGGAACTACCGCCGGCCGGACCTGAGCCTGATCACGGCGGACGTCACGGACGCCCGGCGGCGATTGCACAAGCACGGCTTCCGGGTGTTCGTGACCGGGAAGTACGAGCTGCTGGTGACGGCCTCGCGCGCCTGA
- a CDS encoding ABC transporter permease: protein MTTTTPAAVKARRGSQSLFWRRFRRSGPGKLGAVIVLVFLLMALLAPLMRPYDPTTDRDYRMNLKPPSVAALWDKSVAETYTDPLTGRVNAWKAPFGTDNLGRDIATRVLHGARISLKVGVVSTVLALVVGSLLGVFAGYFGGWVDSVLGYFSDVMLAFPSILLAIGFASIFSSDNPPVAIRALDTLFQLNSPQLVTAMLAVSLVQVPVYMRLARSVVLSIREREFVQAAGALGASQGRMIFRHVLPNSLSPLIVQGALSIATATIEVAALGFLGIGAQPPLPEWGTMISDSRQYYIDAPWTMIFPGLAIFLSVLGFNLLGDGLRDVLDPRSTQ from the coding sequence ATGACGACCACCACCCCCGCCGCCGTGAAGGCCCGCCGGGGCTCCCAGAGCCTGTTCTGGCGCCGGTTCCGCCGCAGCGGCCCCGGGAAGCTGGGCGCCGTGATCGTGCTGGTGTTCCTGCTGATGGCGCTGCTGGCGCCCCTGATGCGCCCGTACGACCCGACCACCGACCGCGACTACCGCATGAACCTCAAACCCCCCAGCGTGGCCGCGCTGTGGGACAAGAGCGTCGCCGAGACGTACACCGACCCGCTGACCGGCAGGGTGAACGCCTGGAAGGCCCCGTTCGGCACGGACAACCTGGGCCGCGACATCGCCACGCGCGTGCTGCACGGCGCCCGGATCAGCCTGAAGGTCGGCGTGGTGAGCACCGTGCTGGCCCTGGTGGTCGGGTCGCTGCTGGGCGTGTTCGCCGGGTACTTCGGCGGCTGGGTGGACAGCGTGCTCGGGTACTTCAGCGACGTGATGCTGGCCTTCCCCAGCATCCTGCTGGCGATCGGGTTCGCCAGCATCTTCAGCAGTGACAATCCGCCCGTGGCGATCCGGGCGCTGGACACGCTGTTCCAGCTGAACAGTCCGCAACTGGTGACCGCCATGCTGGCCGTGTCGCTGGTGCAGGTGCCGGTGTACATGCGGCTGGCGCGGTCGGTGGTGCTGTCCATCCGCGAGCGGGAGTTCGTGCAGGCGGCCGGGGCGCTGGGCGCCTCGCAGGGCCGCATGATCTTCCGGCACGTGCTGCCCAACAGCCTCTCGCCGCTGATCGTGCAGGGCGCGCTGAGCATCGCCACGGCGACCATCGAGGTGGCGGCGCTGGGCTTCCTGGGCATCGGGGCGCAGCCGCCGCTGCCGGAGTGGGGCACCATGATCAGCGACTCCCGGCAGTACTACATCGACGCGCCGTGGACCATGATCTTCCCGGGCCTGGCGATCTTCCTGAGCGTGCTGGGGTTCAACCTGCTCGGGGACGGCCTGCGGGACGTGCTGGACCCGCGCAGCACGCAGTAA
- a CDS encoding ABC transporter permease: protein MRTLLVLIGISVVVFVFVRSIPGDPATAMLGERATPEAAAALREQLGLNKPWFLNPANPLDAQYPKYVGALLQGDLGSGIKSNIPIRDDLGARFPATLELSLAALFFALLVGLPAGILAALRRNSVWDNLATTISLVGVSMPIFWLGLLLSYFFAVKLGWLPPSARLGNETQLEPVTGLYVLDGLLRGNLAAAWDAAKHLVLPAIALGSIPLAIIARITRSSLLEVLGQDYVRTARAKGLSSRNVTLKHAMRNALLPIVTVIGLQMGTLLGGAVLTETIFNWPGLGSWLYDAISQRDYPVIQGGVIFAALVVSLVNLLVDVSYATLDPRIHYR, encoded by the coding sequence ATGCGGACCCTGCTGGTGCTGATCGGCATCAGCGTGGTGGTGTTCGTGTTCGTCCGCTCCATTCCCGGTGATCCGGCCACCGCCATGCTCGGTGAGCGCGCCACGCCCGAGGCGGCCGCCGCCCTGCGCGAGCAGCTGGGCCTGAACAAACCCTGGTTCCTCAACCCCGCCAATCCCCTCGACGCGCAGTACCCCAAGTACGTGGGCGCGCTGCTGCAGGGTGACCTGGGCAGCGGCATCAAGAGCAACATTCCCATCCGCGACGACCTGGGCGCGCGCTTCCCGGCCACGCTGGAACTCAGCCTCGCGGCGCTGTTCTTCGCGCTGCTGGTGGGCCTGCCGGCCGGCATCCTGGCGGCGCTGCGCCGCAACAGCGTGTGGGACAACCTGGCGACCACCATCAGTCTGGTGGGCGTGAGCATGCCGATCTTCTGGCTGGGCCTGCTGCTGTCGTACTTCTTCGCCGTGAAGCTCGGGTGGCTGCCACCTAGCGCCCGCCTGGGCAACGAGACGCAGCTGGAACCCGTGACCGGCCTGTACGTGCTGGACGGCCTGCTGCGCGGAAACCTCGCGGCGGCGTGGGACGCGGCCAAGCACCTCGTGCTGCCGGCCATCGCGCTGGGCAGCATTCCGCTGGCGATCATCGCGCGCATCACCCGCAGCAGCCTGCTGGAGGTGCTCGGGCAGGATTACGTGCGCACCGCCCGCGCCAAGGGCCTGAGCAGCCGCAACGTGACCCTCAAGCACGCCATGCGCAACGCGCTGCTGCCCATCGTGACCGTGATCGGCCTGCAGATGGGCACGCTGCTGGGCGGCGCGGTCCTCACCGAGACGATCTTCAACTGGCCGGGCCTGGGCTCCTGGCTGTACGACGCGATCAGCCAGCGGGACTACCCGGTCATCCAGGGCGGCGTGATCTTCGCGGCGCTGGTGGTCAGCCTGGTGAACCTGCTGGTGGACGTCAGTTACGCCACGCTGGACCCCCGCATTCATTACCGGTGA
- the fumC gene encoding class II fumarate hydratase codes for MTNTRKESDTMGTLDVDASRYWGAQTERSIHNFPIGRDTFVWGRPVIRALGILKKGAAQANADLGELPRDIADLIVQAADEVIAGKLDDHFPLVVFQTGSGTQSNMNSNEVISNRAIEIAGGEMGSKAPVHPNDHVNRGQSSNDTFPTAMHIAVVLELNERLYGSVGKLRDTLDAKAKEYAGLVKVGRTHLQDATPITLGQEIGGWVAQLNYALAEVKHAGEGLLELAIGGTAVGTGLNAHPQFGDLAARKFSEETGFAFRSAENKFAALSAHDALVQTSAALRTLAGALMKMANDVRWLASGPRNGIGEINIPENEPGSSIMPGKVNPTQSEAMTMVATRVFGNDATVAFAGSQGNFQLNVFKPVMVHAVLESIRLISDACLAFNDNCAVGIEPNEAKIKENLDKNLMQVTALNKHIGYDKAAAIAKNAHKKGISLKESALELGHVTEDEFAQWVVPLDMTHS; via the coding sequence ATGACCAACACGCGGAAAGAGTCGGACACGATGGGCACGCTGGACGTGGACGCCAGCCGGTACTGGGGCGCGCAGACCGAGCGCAGCATTCACAACTTCCCAATTGGCCGGGACACGTTCGTGTGGGGCCGGCCCGTCATCCGGGCGCTGGGCATCCTGAAAAAGGGTGCGGCGCAGGCGAACGCGGACCTGGGCGAGCTGCCCCGCGACATCGCGGACCTGATCGTGCAGGCGGCCGACGAGGTGATCGCCGGGAAACTGGACGACCACTTCCCGCTGGTGGTGTTCCAGACCGGGTCGGGCACGCAGAGCAACATGAACAGCAACGAGGTGATCTCCAACCGCGCCATCGAGATCGCGGGCGGCGAGATGGGCAGCAAGGCGCCGGTGCACCCCAACGATCACGTCAACCGCGGGCAGAGCAGCAACGACACCTTCCCCACCGCCATGCACATCGCGGTGGTGCTGGAACTGAACGAGCGGCTGTACGGCAGCGTGGGCAAGCTGCGCGACACCCTGGACGCCAAGGCCAAGGAGTACGCGGGGCTGGTGAAGGTGGGCCGCACGCACCTGCAGGACGCCACGCCCATCACCCTGGGGCAGGAGATCGGCGGGTGGGTCGCGCAGCTGAACTACGCCCTGGCGGAAGTGAAGCATGCCGGCGAGGGCCTGTTGGAACTGGCGATCGGCGGCACGGCGGTCGGCACCGGCCTGAACGCCCACCCGCAGTTCGGCGACCTGGCCGCGCGGAAATTCAGTGAGGAGACGGGCTTCGCGTTCCGCAGCGCGGAGAACAAGTTCGCGGCGCTGAGCGCGCACGACGCCCTGGTGCAGACCAGCGCGGCGCTGCGCACGCTGGCGGGCGCGCTGATGAAGATGGCGAACGACGTGCGCTGGCTGGCTTCCGGGCCCCGCAACGGCATCGGCGAGATCAACATTCCGGAAAACGAGCCGGGCAGCAGCATCATGCCCGGCAAGGTGAACCCCACCCAGTCCGAGGCCATGACCATGGTCGCCACCCGCGTGTTCGGGAACGACGCGACCGTGGCCTTCGCGGGCTCGCAGGGCAACTTCCAGCTCAACGTGTTCAAGCCCGTGATGGTGCACGCCGTGCTGGAAAGCATCCGCCTGATCAGCGACGCCTGCTTGGCCTTCAACGACAACTGCGCCGTGGGCATCGAGCCGAACGAGGCGAAGATCAAGGAGAACCTCGACAAGAACCTGATGCAGGTCACCGCCCTGAACAAGCACATCGGGTACGACAAGGCCGCTGCCATCGCCAAGAACGCCCACAAGAAAGGCATCAGCCTGAAAGAAAGCGCGCTGGAACTCGGGCACGTCACCGAAGACGAGTTTGCGCAGTGGGTCGTGCCGCTGGACATGACCCACAGCTGA
- the paaI gene encoding hydroxyphenylacetyl-CoA thioesterase PaaI produces MSLQATLGMTVLEATPSLTRVEMTVTDAGLNMHGTAHGGVIFSLADEAFAVISNLEAQAVAVDTHLSFFRAARAGDRLVAVATPERVGRTLATYRVEVQRLGAEPEKVALFTGTVSRRDRPAGTSPRP; encoded by the coding sequence ATGAGCCTGCAAGCGACCCTGGGCATGACCGTGCTGGAAGCGACCCCCTCCCTGACCCGCGTGGAGATGACCGTGACGGACGCCGGCCTGAACATGCACGGCACCGCGCACGGCGGCGTGATCTTCAGCCTGGCGGACGAGGCGTTCGCGGTGATCAGCAACCTGGAGGCGCAGGCGGTGGCGGTGGACACGCACCTGAGTTTCTTCCGGGCGGCGCGGGCCGGGGACCGGCTGGTGGCGGTGGCCACGCCGGAGCGGGTGGGCCGCACGCTGGCGACGTACCGCGTGGAGGTGCAGCGCCTGGGCGCGGAGCCGGAAAAGGTGGCGCTGTTCACGGGCACGGTGTCCCGGCGGGACCGGCCGGCCGGGACGTCCCCGCGTCCGTGA
- a CDS encoding glycerophosphodiester phosphodiesterase gives MSRPLLLGHRGVPARHPENTLPGFQAALDAGLDGVEWDVRRLADGTLVLHHDDTLSSGELLTHLTRDEWPKHLPTLHDGLTWAADTGAFVNVELKHETARPDDRVPRTLDAIRTHGLTRRVIVSSFMPTFLRAARRAVPEIPRGLLIHRAYPPALIQAVMAWTGSAALHPAHPLVTPALMAQARRRGWQVNAWTVNDPADARRLGALGVHGLIGDVPAALTAARAD, from the coding sequence ATGTCCCGCCCCCTGCTGCTCGGCCACCGCGGCGTGCCTGCCCGGCACCCGGAGAACACCCTGCCCGGCTTCCAGGCGGCGCTGGACGCCGGGCTGGACGGCGTGGAATGGGACGTGCGCCGCCTCGCGGACGGCACGCTGGTCCTCCACCACGACGACACCCTGAGCAGCGGCGAACTGCTGACCCACCTCACCCGCGACGAGTGGCCGAAACACCTGCCCACCCTGCACGACGGCCTCACCTGGGCCGCGGACACCGGGGCCTTCGTGAACGTGGAACTCAAGCACGAGACCGCCCGCCCGGACGACCGCGTGCCCCGCACCCTGGACGCCATCCGCACCCACGGCCTGACCCGGCGCGTGATCGTCAGTTCCTTCATGCCCACCTTCCTGCGCGCCGCCCGCCGCGCCGTGCCCGAGATCCCCCGCGGGCTGCTCATCCACCGCGCCTACCCGCCCGCGCTGATCCAGGCGGTGATGGCCTGGACCGGCAGCGCCGCCCTGCACCCCGCCCACCCCCTGGTCACGCCCGCCCTGATGGCCCAGGCCCGCCGGCGCGGCTGGCAGGTCAACGCCTGGACCGTGAACGACCCCGCCGATGCCCGCCGCCTGGGCGCCCTGGGCGTGCACGGCCTGATCGGGGACGTGCCCGCCGCCCTCACCGCCGCTCGGGCAGACTGA
- a CDS encoding M42 family metallopeptidase — protein sequence MACDLAYITDRLLNLLNTPSPTGFTDRAVRAIQADLDALGVKHERTKKGALTWEIPGKKSGKHVTFSGHVDTLGAMVKAIKPSGRVTLHMLGGYDWATIEGEYVQVHTQTGRVVTGTVVNIRQSTHVHGPALRELRREQPVMEIRLDEPTFSAQDTLALGIQVGDFISFDPRAQLTPAGYLKSRHLDNKAAVALFLGVTQELLKKKPTHTVAFHITTYEEVGHGAATGIPAHTDELIAVDMAVVGDGQTGSEHRCTLCVADSSGPYDHDLGNRLRAAAKQAGLDLRTDIYPYYGSDGSAAWRAGGNYPVALIGPGVEASHAYERTHMDALRDTAELILAYVR from the coding sequence ATGGCCTGCGACCTGGCGTACATCACTGACCGCCTCCTGAACCTCCTGAACACCCCCAGCCCCACCGGGTTCACCGACCGCGCCGTCCGCGCCATTCAGGCCGACCTGGACGCCCTGGGCGTGAAACACGAACGCACCAAGAAAGGCGCGCTCACCTGGGAGATCCCCGGGAAGAAAAGCGGGAAGCACGTCACCTTCAGCGGCCACGTGGACACCCTGGGCGCCATGGTCAAGGCCATCAAACCCAGCGGGCGCGTCACCCTGCACATGCTCGGCGGGTACGACTGGGCCACCATCGAGGGCGAGTACGTGCAGGTCCATACCCAGACCGGCCGGGTCGTGACCGGCACCGTCGTGAACATCCGCCAGAGCACCCACGTGCACGGCCCCGCCCTGCGTGAACTGAGGCGCGAGCAGCCCGTCATGGAAATCCGCCTGGACGAACCCACCTTCAGCGCCCAGGACACCCTGGCCCTGGGCATCCAGGTCGGGGACTTCATCAGCTTCGACCCGCGCGCCCAGCTCACGCCCGCCGGGTACCTCAAGAGCCGTCACCTGGACAACAAGGCCGCCGTCGCCCTGTTCCTGGGCGTCACGCAGGAACTGCTGAAGAAAAAACCCACGCACACCGTGGCCTTCCACATCACCACCTACGAGGAAGTCGGGCACGGCGCCGCCACCGGCATTCCCGCCCACACCGACGAACTCATCGCCGTGGACATGGCCGTCGTCGGGGACGGCCAGACCGGCAGCGAGCACCGCTGCACCCTGTGCGTCGCCGACAGCAGCGGCCCCTACGACCATGACCTCGGCAACCGCCTGCGCGCCGCGGCGAAACAGGCCGGCCTGGACCTGCGCACCGACATCTACCCCTACTACGGCAGCGACGGCAGCGCCGCCTGGCGTGCCGGCGGGAACTACCCCGTGGCCCTGATCGGCCCGGGCGTGGAGGCCAGCCACGCCTACGAACGCACCCACATGGACGCCCTGCGCGACACCGCCGAACTCATCCTCGCGTACGTGAGGTAA